A single region of the Mugil cephalus isolate CIBA_MC_2020 chromosome 4, CIBA_Mcephalus_1.1, whole genome shotgun sequence genome encodes:
- the LOC125006313 gene encoding odorant receptor 131-2-like — MDASSANMTVVLQYRDSFTKAVTKNVIVVVIGISINYINASLIHTFCKHQIFYMNPRYMLFIHLVVNDMMQVMVTNILFIISYTIYKLHVSICSILILLAVSTNENSPLNLVCMAVECYIAICLPLHHARICTVKRTLMLIGLIWVISMLSVLTDLFITLATQPLDFFHSRVFCLTETVFPNPIIIKKRDITYIVYLVIVWFVIFYTYFKILFTAKTASKDAKKARNTIIIHGFQVLLCMATYADSLLKQALLQWFPKNFSDSLFACYIIIQVLPRSISPIIYGVRDKTFRKYLKKYLICKVSPQ; from the exons ATGGACGCCTCATCTGCCAACATGACTGTGGTTTTACAGTATCGAGACTCCTTCACCAAAGCCGTGACCAAGAATGTTATTGTCGTGGTCATCGGGATATCCATCAACTACATCAATGCCAGCCTCATTCACACCTTCTGCAAACACCAG ATTTTCTACATGAATCCTCGGTATATGCTTTTTATTCACCTGGTGGTCAATGACATGATGCAAGTGATGGTGACCAACATTCTGTTCATCATCAGCTACACCATCTACAAACTCCACGTCTCCATCTGTAGTATCTTAATCCTGCTCGCTGTGTCGACCAATGAAAACAGTCCTCTGAACCTAGTCTGCATGGCAGTGGAGTGCTACATCGCCATTTGCTTACCGCTTCATCATGCTCGGATCTGCACCGTCAAAAGAACATTAATGCTGATTGGTTTAATCTGGGTAATCAGCATGTTATCTGTTCTTACTGATCTCTTCATCACCTTGGCTACACAGCCTCTTGATTTCTTTCACTCTCGTGTGTTTTGCCTCACGGAAACTGTATTTCCAAATCCCATCATCATCAAGAAAAGGGACATTACATATATTGTATATCTGGTTATAGTTTGGTTTGTTATCTTTTACACTTACTTTAAGATCCTgttcactgcaaaaacagcaagCAAAGATGCTAAAAAGGCCAGAAATACAATCATCATCCACGGGTTTCAGGTTTTGTTATGTATGGCTACATATGCGGATTCTCTGCTGAAACAGGCTCTCCTGCAATGGTTCCCTAAGAATTTTTCAGATTCCCTCTTTGCCTGTTACATTATTATACAGGTCCTGCCTCGATCCATTAGTCCAATCATCTATGGTGTAAGAGATAAAACTTTCAGGAAGTACCTAAAAAAGTACCTCATATGCAAAGTTAGTCCACAGTAA
- the LOC125006314 gene encoding odorant receptor 131-2-like, producing the protein MDASSANMTVVLQYRDSFTKAVTKNVIVVVIGISINYINASLIHTFCKHQIFYMNPRYMLFIHLVVNDMMQVMVTNILFIISYTIYKLHVSICCAFVLLAASTTENTPLNLVCMAVECYIAICLPLHHARICTVKRTLMLIGLIWVISMLSVLPDLFVTLATQPLEFFHSRVFCLTETVFPNPHIIKKKDITYIVYLVIVWFVIFYTYFKILFTAKTASKDAKKARNTIIIHGFQILLCMATYADPLLKQALLLWFPKNYSDSLFACYIIIQVLPRSISPIIYGIRDKTFRKYLKKYLICKVSPQ; encoded by the exons ATGGACGCCTCATCTGCCAACATGACTGTGGTTTTACAGTATCGAGACTCCTTCACCAAAGCCGTGACCAAGAATGTTATTGTCGTGGTCATCGGGATCTCCATCAACTACATCAATGCCAGCCTCATTCACACCTTCTGCAAACACCAG ATTTTCTACATGAATCCTCGGTATATGCTTTTTATTCACCTGGTGGTCAATGACATGATGCAAGTGATGGTGACCAACATTCTGTTCATCATCAGCTACACCATCTACAAACTCCACGTTTCCATATGTTGCGCCTTTGTCTTGCTTGCTGCGTCGACCACTGAAAACACTCCTCTGAACCTAGTCTGCATGGCAGTGGAGTGCTACATCGCCATTTGCTTACCACTTCATCACGCTCGGATCTGCACCGTCAAAAGAACGTTAATGCTGATTGGTTTAATCTGGGTAATCAGCATGTTGTCTGTTCTTCCTGATCTCTTCGTCACCTTGGCTACACAGCCTCTTGAATTCTTTCACTCTCGTGTGTTTTGCCTCACAGAAACTGTATTTCCAAATCCCCACATCATCAAGAAGAAGGATATTACATATATTGTATATCTGGTTATAGTTTGGTTTGTTATCTTTTATACTTACTTCAAGATTCTgttcactgcaaaaacagcaagCAAAGATGCTAAAAAGGCCAGAAATACAATCATCATCCACGGCTTTCAGATTTTGTTATGTATGGCTACATATGCAGATCCTCTGCTGAAACAGGCTCTCCTGCTATGGTTCCCTAAGAATTATTCAGATTCCCTCTTTGCCTGTTACATTATTATCCAGGTCCTGCCCCGATCCATTAGTCCAATCATCTATGGTATAAGAGATAAAACTTTCAGGAAGTACCTAAAAAAGTACCTCATATGTAAAGTTAGTCCACAGTAA
- the LOC125007057 gene encoding odorant receptor 131-2-like: MNTSSANFTVVLQYRDSITKAVTKNVIVVVIGISINYISASLIHTFRKHQIFYTNPRYILLIHLVVNDMMQVMITIILFIISYTIHRLHVSICCIFILLAVSTTENTPLNLACMAVECYIAICLPLHHARICTVKRTLMLIGLIWVTSMLSALPDLFITLATQPLDFFHSRVFCLRNTVFPNPIIIKKRDITYIAYLVIVCLVIFYTYLKILFTAKTASKDAKKARNTILLHGFQLLLCIASYVAPQLNDALKRWLPKNYTDYVFVIYIVVHILPRSFSPIVYGVRDNIFRKYLKRYLFCTVRKQTLQLDPKV; the protein is encoded by the exons ATGAACACCTCATCTGCCAACTTTACTGTGGTTTTACAATATCGAGACTCCATCACTAAAGCTGTGACCAAGAATGTGATTGTTGTGGTCATCGGGATCTCCATCAACTACATCAGTGCCAGCCTCATCCACACTTTCCGCAAACATCAA ATTTTCTACACAAATCCTCGGTATATTCTTCTTATTCACCTGGTGGTCAATGACATGATGCAAGTGATGATAACCATCATTCTGTTCATCATCAGCTACACCATCCACAGACTCCATGTCTCCATCTGTTGCATCTTCATCCTGCTCGCTGTGTCTACCACTGAAAACACTCCTCTGAACCTGGCCTGCATGGCAGTGGAGTGCTACATCGCCATTTGCTTACCACTTCATCACGCTCGGATCTGCACCGTCAAAAGAACGTTAATGCTGATTGGTTTAATCTGGGTAACCAGCATGTTGTCTGCTCTTCCTGATCTGTTCATCACTTTGGCTACACAGCCTCTGGATTTCTTTCACTCAAGAGTGTTTTGCCTCAGGAACACTGTATTTCCAAATCCAATCATCATCAAGAAGAGGGACATTACATATATTGCATATCTGGTTATAGTTTGCTTAGTTATCTTTTACACTTACTTAAAGATCCTgttcactgcaaaaacagcaagCAAAGATGCTAAAAAGGCCAGAAATACAATCCTTCTGCATGGGTTTCAGCTGTTGCTGTGCATAGCTTCATATGTGGCTCCTCAGTTAAACGATGCTCTGAAGCGATGGCTTCCTAAGAATTACACCGATTACGTCTTTGTGATCTATATTGTAGTTCATATTCTGCCAAGATCATTTAGTCCAATCGTCTATGGTGTTAGAGACAATATTTTCAGGAAGTACCTAAAAAGGTATCTGTTCTGCAcagtcagaaaacaaacattgcaATTAGATCCAAAAGTGTAA
- the LOC125007109 gene encoding odorant receptor 131-2-like yields the protein MDASSANMTVVLQYRDSFTKAVTKNVIVVVIGISINYINASLIHTFCKHQIFYMNPRYMLFIHLVVNDMMQVMVTNILFIISYTIYKLHVSICSIFILLAVSTNENSPLNLVCMAVECYIAICLPLHHARICTVKRTLMLIGLIWVISMLSVLTDLFVTLATQPLDFFHSRVFCLTKTVFPNPHIIKKKDITYIVYLVIVWFVIFYTYFKILFTAKTASKDAKKARNTIIIHGFQVLLCMATYADPLLKEALLQWFPKNYSDSLFACYIIIQVLPRSISPIIYGIRDKTFRKYLKKYLICNVSPQ from the exons ATGGACGCCTCATCTGCCAACATGACTGTGGTTTTACAGTATCGAGACTCCTTCACCAAAGCCGTGACCAAGAATGTGATTGTCGTGGTCATCGGGATCTCCATCAACTACATCAATGCCAGCCTCATTCACACCTTCTGCAAACACCAG ATTTTCTACATGAATCCTCGGTATATGCTTTTTATTCACCTGGTGGTCAATGACATGATGCAAGTGATGGTGACCAACATTCTGTTCATCATCAGCTACACCATCTACAAACTCCACGTCTCCATCTGTAGTATCTTCATCCTGCTCGCTGTGTCAACCAATGAAAACAGTCCTCTGAACCTAGTCTGCATGGCAGTGGAGTGCTACATCGCCATTTGCTTACCACTTCATCACGCTCGGATCTGCACCGTCAAAAGAACGTTAATGCTGATTGGTTTAATCTGGGTAATCAGCATGTTATCTGTTCTTACTGATCTCTTCGTCACCTTGGCTACACAGCCTCTTGATTTCTTTCACTCTCGTGTGTTTTGCCTCACGAAAACTGTATTTCCAAATCCCCACATCATCAAGAAGAAGGATATTACATATATTGTATATCTGGTTATAGTTTGGTTTGTTATCTTTTACACTTACTTTAAGATCCTgttcactgcaaaaacagcaagCAAAGATGCTAAAAAGGCCAGAAATACAATCATCATCCACGGGTTTCAGGTTTTGTTATGTATGGCTACATATGCAGATCCTCTGCTGAAAGAGGCTCTCCTGCAATGGTTCCCTAAGAATTATTCAGATTCCCTCTTTGCCTGTTACATTATTATCCAGGTCCTGCCCCGATCCATTAGTCCAATCATCTATGGTATAAGAGATAAAACTTTCAGGAAGTACCTAAAAAAGTATCTCATATGTAACGTAAGTCCACAGTAA
- the LOC125007055 gene encoding odorant receptor 131-2-like — MNASSANMTVVLQYRDSITKAVTKNVIVVVIGISINYISASLIHTFRKHQIFYTNPRYILFIHLVVNDMIQVTLTIILFIISYILYKINVSVCCVFILLALFATENTPLNLACMAVECCIAICLPLHHTRICTVKRTLMLIGLIWVTSMLSVLPDLFITLATQPLDFFHSHVFCLRNTVFPNPIIIKKRDTTYIVYLVIVSFVIFYAYFKILFTAKTASKDAKKARNTILLHGFQLLLCMASYLTPRLNDALKRWLPKNSIDSLFVIYIVVQILPRSISPIIYGVRDNTFRKYLKRYLFCKVRKQTLQLDPKV, encoded by the exons ATGAACGCCTCATCTGCCAACATGACTGTGGTTTTACAATATCGAGACTCCATCACTAAAGCTGTGACCAAGAATGTGATTGTTGTGGTCATCGGGATCTCCATCAACTACATCAGTGCCAGCCTCATCCACACTTTCCGCAAACACCAG ATTTTCTACACGAATCCTCGGTACATTCTTTTTATTCACCTGGTGGTCAATGACATGATCCAAGTGACGCTGACCATCATTCTGTTCATCATCAGCTACATTCTCTACAAAATCAATGTCTCTGTATGTTGTGTCTTTATCCTGCTTGCCTTGTTCGCCACTGAAAACACTCCTCTGAACCTGGCCTGCATGGCAGTGGAGTGCTGCATCGCCATTTGCTTACCGCTTCATCACACTCGGATCTGCACCGTCAAAAGAACATTAATGCTGATTGGTTTAATCTGGGTAACCAGCATGTTGTCTGTTCTTCCTGATCTGTTCATCACCTTGGCTACACAGCCTCTTGATTTCTTTCACTCtcatgtgttttgcctcaggaACACTGTATTTCCAAATCCCATCATCATCAAGAAGAGGGACACAACATATATTGTATATCTGGTTATAGTTTCCTTTGTTATCTTTTACGCTTACTTTAAGATCCTGTTCACTGCAAAAACTGCAAGCAAAGATGCTAAAAAGGCCAGAAATACAATCCTTCTGCATGGGTTTCAGCTGCTGCTATGCATGGCTTCATATTTGACTCCTCGTTTAAACGACGCTCTGAAGCGATGGCTTCCTAAGAATTCCATCGACTCACTCTTTGTGATCTATATTGTAGTTCAAATTCTGCCAAGATCAATTAGTCCAATCATCTATGGTGTTAGAGACAATACTTTCAGGAAGTACCTAAAAAGGTATCTGTTTTGCaaagtcagaaaacaaacattgcaATTAGATCCAAAAGTGTAA